The genomic stretch CAATCCCAAGAATAATGTTGAACCTCTGTCGCCAAGAAAGGAAGACTCTGTCAGATCCGTTGTGAAGATGTTTATACAAACTCCCATTTGGTATGTATTCAAAAATGAGTAGCTGCAAGGATGGAGTCCAGTAATAACCATCTAGTGACACAAGATTATGATGCCTGATTTTTCCGAGTTTTTTCACTTCACTTTCGAAATCATCCTGAGACTTGATCAAACTTGAAACTGTAAGTTTTTTTATTGCAACCGAACGCCCATCTCGAAGGACTGTGCAATAAACAATTCCAAAACCACCACGACCTAGTTCGCAGTCCTTGTTAAGCAGCGCCTGAGTCCCAGCAACAAAGTCAGCATCACCAGAAAACATGACAAGCTTGCCATAGTTTGGATCAGCAGTGGGGGAACAACTAGGATCTTCCCCACCAGAAAGTACAAGAGGAGCCGCAGCACGTGCCAGGGAAGACCTGGCATGGATATTGAGAACAGTAACACCTATAACACCAATAATAATGAAAGCAGCTGCACCTATGGCAATTAGAGCAGAAATGCTTAAGAGGATCTTCTTGTGGCCATATTTTGGAGAGGAAGGGCCACCAGCAGAGTCAGAGGAATTTGGGTTAAGGACAATGGGTTTGGGGTGATTATTAGGACATGCACGGTTAACAACAGAACCACACAGGGATGGGTTGCCTGATACAGACGAGAGAGATATAGTGTTGAAGAAACCACCTGCGGGGAGCTCACCTTCAATGCGGTTGTGAGAGACATTGAAGGATAGGAGGTGGGAAAGATTTGTCAGCTGTTTTGGTAAGCTTCCAGAGAGTTCATTAAAAGAAAAGTCCACATATTGAATATAAGTAATGTTTGAGATGACTGCTGGGATTGGGCCACTCAGTTTGTTATGAGACAGAATCCTGCAAAACCAGCATGACAGAATTTCAGAGGAATGTAAATGATATCAAGGAAGAAATGCATAACAGCATACTTGTTATATATGTGAGggaaaaaatatattagattttcgtccaaaaaacttaaaaaataaagttaaaaaCAAAGACAAAATTTATTGCTGAGCGTAACTATATGAAGTATAACAAACTTGCTAATTTCTGTGCTAAACATTGTCTTTcggatttgaatttcttaaatgAGATCATAACTTCTCCcaacaaaattttaattttacaacaaagAAGGATTGGAACCGGTATTTTGAAATGTTTTTCTCAACCAAAAATTGGAAATAAGTTAAGTGCATTGGGCTTCTAACACACTGAAAATGTAACAGAAGAAAACACAGACAAGAAAACAAGAGAGTAAGAGAGCTTACAAGGACGTTAGAGCCCGGAAATTCTCAATCTGGGGAGGAATTTTCCCAGTTAAAGAGTTCTTCTGCAGCCTCAAATCCTTCAGTGAAATTGCTCCCCCAATTTCAGATGGAATGCTTCCATTTAGTCTATTATCACTCAAGTCAAGAACGGAAGCAGATTTTAGCTCACCAATGCTTTTAGGGATTGAACCAAAGAGGCCATTGTTAGACAGATTCAAGATCTGCAAGCTACTAAGAGCCCCAATATCCCTTGGAAGTTCACCAAAAACTGAATTTGAAGACAAATTAAGGACCTGCAAACCAATAAATGAGACCGAAGATAGAGAAACACTTCGTACACGTTTCTTGAATATCCATAAAGGAAGATTGCTTTTCAACTGATTGTGGCTAACATCTAAAGCCAACAAGTTAGAGCAATTCGACATTGATACTGGTAAACTTCCACCGAGCTCATTCATGGACAAATTCAACTTTTTCAAAAATTGAAGATTTCCCATGGAAACAGGAATTCGACCTGAAAAGTTGTTCGAGGAAAGATCCAACAATTCAAGCTTTCCTAGTTCCCCAATCCAATCTGGAATTTCACCAATGAAGGAATTGCCTCTTAAACTCAAAAaataacaagaactaagtttctGCATTGACTCCGGAACCTGACCAGAGAAGAAATTCTCACCGAAATCAACAGACTTCAGCATCAAACAGCCTCCAATATCCCAAGGAAGAGTTCCAGAGAACCAGTTTTTCCTGAAACTGATTGTTTTCAGGTTATACAAATTTTCAATCCCTTCAGGAATCCCTCCCTCCAAAAGATTTTCTGAAAAGTCGAGCGTTTCAAGCTCCCTTATATACCATAAACCAGAGGGTAGTTTCCCAGATAACTTGTTACACGAAAGATTCACCTTTGTCAATGAGAAACAAGAGCTCAAAGACTCAGGAATCTGACCCGTGAGGTTGTTGTGAGCAAGAGAAACTTCTCTCAACGTACCACATTGTTGGAAAAACCCCTCCGGGATTGATCCGGAGAGACTGTTCTCGCTCAAATCTATAACCTGTAAACTCCAAAGGTGAGGAAGATCAGGGTTTATGGTGCCTGTGAAGTTATTTCTCGCAAGTGACAGCGTTTGGAGGAACTGGAGCCTTAAAAGGCCACGGCCTATATGTCCAGAAAGAGAAAAACCATCCAATACAAGCTCGGTGACTCTGTTCGATCCAGGGTCGCATTTGACTCCGGTCCAGTTACAGGGAATGTCATCATCTTCATTCCATGAAATGAGCTTGGTTTCTGGGTCTTTGAGACCGGCCTTAAATACGATCAACCCCAAAACGTCGTCGTTGAAGACAGAGTCCAAAGAATGCATCAGAGTAGGAgccaaaacaagaaaaatgaaTACCATTAATGACAACATTTTCTTAACAAATATTAATCAGCAAAAGGACACAGAGCCCAGAAGAGCGCCAATCTTTTTCTCAGTTCCAACACAAAGAAGCAAAAACGACAACAGAGAAAGTTCTGTTACATATGAACAGAAATGGAAAAAGTAAAGTGATTCCCAGCACAACCAATTAATTTTATCTATCTTCTTAAATCCCCAAATGAGATACTCGTAAACCAGTTCACCAGAAACCACATTCGTAGGAAGAAAGCAAAAAAGAAAACCCTTTTTCCCAAGTCTCGCAGCAGCAGAGCCGACCACAGACGCTCAAAAGACAAAGCCTGAAACCCCTAAGATCCAAGGAAATTGCTTTCTAAGCTAAGAGAGTCTTTGCTGGATTTGTATAGTGGGAACAGATCGAGGGACTGCAGCCGACAAGCTCGCCGGAAGAGGGTAGAAAGAAGCGGGAGAAAGCAATGAAATTCGAACAATAAaataggtagtagtagtagaagaagaagaagaagaagaaggagaagccATTAAAGAAAGAATGGAGGTCAGTGTGTCAGTAGGGAGAGAACAATAAATAAGTGTTGTTGCCTGTTGGTTTTAGGGGGTTGAAGACAGAGAGGAAGagtaaaagaagaattaaaaGTTCTAACGGCGAAAgcagagggggagagagagtgagagttGCAGGGCGTGGCCAGTTTTTCtagttattttattaatatttatatgcagCGTACGTGGCTTTTGTGAAGTCATTTGGTCAAACTAGAATCCTATGTGTTATCCTACGTGTTTTCTTCCTAGCACAATGAAGTCCAATATGGCAATCTTCCCACACCAACCACCGGAGTATATATATCCTAAAAATTAAAAATGTAGTCACAATAGTCTTTTTTTTTGGTAGAATGTAAAGTCACAATAGCAACTTCACTTAATAGTAAAAGTTTTCAGTTAATTTGTTGAAGGTATGCAAGTATACTAATAAAAATGGAAATAGGAGGAAATATGAAAATAGGTAATATGTAATAAAAATATTTGGAATTTAGGAAGATGAATTGTGTTTGGAAACTAATTACAATAGTTGGAATAGTGTTGGTGTTGATGTTGAGTAGGGCTAGCAATCTTTGATACGACTCGAAAACGGCACAAACAAAATAGGTTTGGGTGACACATTTAATAATTGTATCATGTTTGTATTTGAGTTTTCGATACGTTTAATAATCCTGTTATGTTCGTGTTTACGTTAATTGTGTCATATCATAATCTTATCGACATGATAACAGGAATTAATTGTCattgatttaataatttttttatatagttaTGTTTGATTGTATCAATTTCGTGTTGTATCAAGACACATTAATCATGTCATAATCATTTTATCATGATATGAGACCTGCTAAAATAATTGTGTTGTGTTGGTATTTGATTTTTcgacacgtttaataattgtgtcatgttcatatttattttaattgtgtTGTATCATAACCATGTCATCACTAACACGAATTGTCAACCCTGATGTTGAGGATAGTCTCCAATCAAAATTGGGAAATAATGTGCCAAAGATTTGAAAAAAATTGGCTAATTATCGTTTCCAAGGACCGAGTAAGAGAATCAAAGAGTTTGTTTGGCATTGTAACTAAAAAAACTATATTTtgttaataaaaagaaaagatttttctcttaaAACAACTAAAGGTGTTTGGTATTGttaacaattttaaaaaaaaagttacaaaAAGCTGAAATTTTTTTAGAACACTAAAAAGTTATTTTTTgtagttttcatttttttttactttcttaCATATAATTTCTATTTACATTATTTTCTATCTCATCACTTTTTATCTTATCActttattttttatcattttctctcgcaacactttctctctcatcactttcccTCTGGTCACTTTTTTTTTCATCACTTTCTCCCTCACTATTCACTCTCCTCATTTTCTTTGTTTTCACTTTCTTTCTCCTCACTTTCTCTTTCATTTTTTCCCCCACTAATCACTTTCTCACTCATCATTTTCTCTCAAACCACTTTCCCCAAGttatctctcatcactttcttgttagggtttatgccctaaaagcatgtgtaaagacattttattctgaaaattaaataaaagtacatttttcttATAATTGAATGTTTGAATTATAGCTAGAAAAATTATTAGAAATATCTTAAAATTACATGCTCATTAATGagagtatgatcttgtatgagtacgagaggattaagatcatagataatgaataaaataatgagtaaCATATTAAATAAATGGATCTTTAACGcatggttgctagtacggttcgctaagtattttttaaatacatgtgatctagatttaAATTGCTGATGTGGATATATatcttagtgaatgtactttatataattatattatatatgacaaaactgatttgaattaatttttttataaacatGTCATttaccataaagatttaattcatatttaTACGATGATCATacgtagatcagtctaaatcctgagtgctcatgaactcttgttcatgtatATTGGGTCTTTTAATTCACTCGCTAAGATCTCTTGATATAATGagactagtgacttttgttttagaaattcaaTAACAGGAATGACTGGGAATATGTTCTTATAAGATTTGGAATCCAAACTTTCCTAGATGATCGAATGTtgtttcccttaagggttaattctataaCTGAAtgtttattgagctcaaattattaatatgattataaattaactgttaactagtgaattaatggtacttaaggtagaagagataattagaagggtaaaacaataatgtTGACCAACTATAATCTATGAACCAAGGACATAGCTACATaaagtgattatatcaatggactacacgagataattctgtaaatataattctataattactaagagtgcaattccatatttatattaGAGTAATAATAGAActaataaataagataattaaattaaagagtttaattaataattttatttattggaACTTCGTATTATTGGTCCATAGTCTCCAAGTCGCCTTTATACAACATTGTCTAAGGTGTGGATGTTATTGACAACATAAAAGGAGAAATGACTAATTTGCAAAAggataattatatgtaattaaattcattaatttgactaatatatttcatttgaaaaCTCTATATAGTTGAAAATAATATTAATCACTTCTTGAATTAATATTATAGAGTGAATGACATTAATTTATTATATAACTAGAAAATGTAATCGTGATTCACGCAATTTTTTGTAATGGTTATTTTGGTCGATaccttttatttataaaaattaacttttaggcCTCGTGTtatgtcaaaatgttaaaaatatgaatagatagattgattatttgaatattctaTTTCAATCGATTACCTATTTtaaccttttatttttaaaaattaacctttagaccatgtatgtattcaaaagattaaaaattacttataaaaagtaaattatatacataatatatgttttgtgtaaggttcacactattttgaaccttCTATTTTAGCCGATCATCCGTTTGGACCatttattttaaaagattaaCATTTGGACCTCGTATTTTGTTTAAACGTtaaaaacacacacatatatatagatagattatttgaaccacatgtatttttgtaacgccttggatagacaagaccgctacactgtgtatttataaaggtgcaggacttgctattcaagtcatttagttaaaaacgtgttgctAAAACTATTAATGAGCTAGTGTTAAaagggtttggtctcaaaagatacttctCATATAATCCAACATTTTACaaaagggatcccaaaagaaacaacgtttaaaaagttagtttacaaaattttccagAGTACAATCAACCACTGGCCACTCTaggggcaaaacagacatttatggttctcctgttcctgtctcctcctcaaccgtagcggttgagcagctgatcatgtacattctgctctcagagctctccaaatcagggctgatcaagcttgcccttgcctttacctgcaccacgaagcacccgtgagccaagacccaacaagaaaacataacattatataacaaatgatgataacaattgaataaccctttaagcatgatcatacactGAACATACCACACTAATCACATAGCACGCAGATATAACCAAATATTCAACCAATCAACACTCAGTTATTtagcatgacaaatccaccaatcaatgataacagtccaatcacatgataatcagggttgacaccttaggtcgcaccctctgtttaccccactgactccggcccgcttaaaccgagctcagtgcataataagttgtcctcagctaccaatgccCGAGTtgtgccctgtgcgctaatgtaaactctggcactcttaggccgtttgtttattatttgcatggcataataccatcctctataaagcatacaaaatagggaacccttagtcccattataaatccacaactgggtgcagttttcttacctttagtttccaggTGAACTGGTTAcgtgagatgcctcttgagcacgatccgtttcccgagcccctagcttatacctattcacaaccaagataagggataccattaataattgtaaaagggcttctagataaggttctagtctccatAACactgaattccaccaagcacagtagtagattcgatcccaagtaccctaggttaaattcccatgcttagaatcccaaaaacccaaatttccttaagggttgcGGCTCAAGCCTCCTATGCCgcggtgtaatgccccaaattctccaatatggtttaatggcaggattagtaggccgggagggccatacttgtttaattatgccattaaatgaatatatgcatgtttatgtgaattatattataatatgatgttaaatgcatgcatgtgggtccacatttttagtcacaggggtgtgatgataatttggcccgttgagggtataattgtataattgtatgcatgtcggtgatatgttgttgagaccacattataatgtgggtttgttcgagctatttggcatgagacgatcttagaatattgattagcggtctagtcataacaggtttaagttcggggatcgggatgagtctcggggtgattttaatgattagagcgttaccgggaattaaagggtaacaagatatgaattattggtgtttgagattatcgagaatagcgggaattggagagcgttaattatgattaacgagataggttggaaatgacaaaTTTGCctttgggagcctttagaaacccttaattgacctaggggtataatggtctttttacccctaggatagatataaactaccTTTGGCTGTGAAACAGAGGGAAAACAGAGCATGTTCttgagcttacccgtaccttccttctccttcattttctttgtgatttttgagcacttGTTAAGGATTCAAgtttgggaagtagaccttgggagtttgggagagtgttctactATTGAAGAGCATcgcaacctgagtttgaggtaagtttctagccactagtttcctggtttgctctgttttggtgttgtggatagttggaattaatggaagttttggttggggtttaacttgggttttgatgagggagtgttatagatcaagtttaggggttgtattggatgtttgagtggtgtttgagcttggtttgaaaggttggttccaaggaaaattgcaagggaggaaaaaccaaggtattggctgaactgggggttgggccgcggcatggccaaggagggccgcggctcttgaaGGGTACTGAAGGAGGCCGCCTTTGTTTGAGGGGCGGActgcggcatggccagggagggtcgcggcccttggtggcattttggccagaaatgggtttttggcttagggattctagccttaggcctcgggatcgatcctactacccggtttagtagtatttgatgtctcggaggctaggttttggtttgagaaccctttgttattcactttattaatggaatcccataattggttatgaccaggtaaccgctaaggaatcaaaaggttgatcgttctcaagggtcgttcttatattaattcttgctcgaacctgaggtaagaaaactacaccctgtgtgtgtatatgacatgtgggattgttattgaggcatgttgattgataaatgtggacatggattgcctattaaatgctagcgaatgtggtttacttgtatatgtactgactagtcagggacactgacctaagagtcagaaatggcatagcgtcatgaacgcagggccaaatgaagattagatctaatcgatatcagcattgaatggctctaaggcattaacgctggaccgaccctaaggtcgatgaacttataagcgcttgtctagtctaagactagttactagagccagggcctaaggccgcggtgactgcttgtcacatggctagggaatgctgttctagggttatgactctatggtcatgaggaaggttatgtaaggtgactagtcaccatgcac from Humulus lupulus chromosome 5, drHumLupu1.1, whole genome shotgun sequence encodes the following:
- the LOC133777500 gene encoding leucine-rich repeat receptor-like protein kinase PXC2; this encodes MLSLMVFIFLVLAPTLMHSLDSVFNDDVLGLIVFKAGLKDPETKLISWNEDDDIPCNWTGVKCDPGSNRVTELVLDGFSLSGHIGRGLLRLQFLQTLSLARNNFTGTINPDLPHLWSLQVIDLSENSLSGSIPEGFFQQCGTLREVSLAHNNLTGQIPESLSSCFSLTKVNLSCNKLSGKLPSGLWYIRELETLDFSENLLEGGIPEGIENLYNLKTISFRKNWFSGTLPWDIGGCLMLKSVDFGENFFSGQVPESMQKLSSCYFLSLRGNSFIGEIPDWIGELGKLELLDLSSNNFSGRIPVSMGNLQFLKKLNLSMNELGGSLPVSMSNCSNLLALDVSHNQLKSNLPLWIFKKRVRSVSLSSVSFIGLQVLNLSSNSVFGELPRDIGALSSLQILNLSNNGLFGSIPKSIGELKSASVLDLSDNRLNGSIPSEIGGAISLKDLRLQKNSLTGKIPPQIENFRALTSLILSHNKLSGPIPAVISNITYIQYVDFSFNELSGSLPKQLTNLSHLLSFNVSHNRIEGELPAGGFFNTISLSSVSGNPSLCGSVVNRACPNNHPKPIVLNPNSSDSAGGPSSPKYGHKKILLSISALIAIGAAAFIIIGVIGVTVLNIHARSSLARAAAPLVLSGGEDPSCSPTADPNYGKLVMFSGDADFVAGTQALLNKDCELGRGGFGIVYCTVLRDGRSVAIKKLTVSSLIKSQDDFESEVKKLGKIRHHNLVSLDGYYWTPSLQLLIFEYIPNGSLYKHLHNGSDRVFLSWRQRFNIILGIAKGLSHLHQMNTIHYNLKSTNVLIDNSSEAKLGDFGLARLLPMLERCILSSKIQSALGYMAPEFACQTVKITEKCDVYGFGVLLLEVVTGKRPVEYMEDDVVVLCDMVRGALEEGKVEECVDGRLQNNFPAEEAIPVIKLGLICASQVPSNRPDMTEVVNILELIQCPSEGQEELE